One window from the genome of Hippocampus zosterae strain Florida chromosome 7, ASM2543408v3, whole genome shotgun sequence encodes:
- the LOC127604722 gene encoding sal-like protein 3, translated as MSRRKQAKPQHLRAGHDEAPGGLHFVRHDDPKEDVEREDPSGTGSALCCDDTHVCHQCCAQFFDWNELCEHQKSCVENHPVLIVKDGKGDGALESPTEPSPVPSVESSDSSAGESALTDCDSPDEAMDVELGPQDKYASSPSPADSAETQQPLPNTNVTLGILHSTRVAVAQFSQGVVGGGACGRAASAAIPLILEHLLALQQQQVHQLHLIEQICSQVATMNKQPGKEALNPVSRPLCLAANPYGVPSVSGNTPSDINGQAPASLSTVPEMSQNLPSESVCSQPVFRDVVCNSASSSENSASSLSDCSRVSALMPPYAGSHPSSSSQTLSSPNPLSLGQGSVSYLPHSPSKSVIYPNPLAGIAATANALDPLAAMLKHRKGKPPGSSSSSFETKPGLEEPFFKHKCRFCAKVFGSDSALQIHLRSHTGERPFKCNICGNRFSTKGNLKVHFQRHKDKYPEVQMNPYPVPEYLDNVPTSSGIPYGMIVPPEKAVPSWLDSKPVLTTLSASLGLPISSTRTGIEGSSEPSSTAPSVQTTYQPNFGECVSPSQRGSKAQLSPVSDTRRSNQEEEGSSGIKPEEAHLPQSYTQIWRGTQVTQETSYTSLATTPEPVASPSPVSSSHSPLPANPEDFSPGGLLDLMETSETSKLQQLVENIDKKMTEANRCVLCKRVLSCPSALKMHYRIHTGERPFKCKVCGRAFTTKGNLKTHVVVHRDNPPVQVEHSCPICQKRFTNAVVLQQHIRMHMVGQITDSPPPDGGPETQGENEKNLDSPGSNDLVDDVSMEADDAEEVQEVENVVSPSKSSLENHLTDPSVNLSTSGEKFLTNGYDDQIQIECSLTEKGMQNLGTTSPPATPPLSPAQSTEFWEHFAASVKKEQVKSGTRGITQLLTGGSTQSIKTEVNGYTEPYPTFAINLSAAYPSVTGSGIAPLLGPPHPRRMPKQHNCSACGKNFSSASALQIHERTHTGEKPFVCSVCGRAFTTKGNLKVHMGTHMWNNTPARRGRRLSVDNPMALLGSNTVKFDLAARAMQVDAGFWSRYASAITGNLALKNNEISVIQNRGVTPLRQMTAGMDRVNGARPITSLSKNGVELGNNRHFSMLSDDSKEIGIN; from the exons accccaaggaagacgtgGAGCGAGAGGACCCCAGTGGGACGGGAAGTGCCCTTTGCTGTGACGACACGCACGTTTGCCACCAGTGTTGCGCGCAGTTCTTCGATTGGAACGAGCTGTGTGAGCATCAGAAATCCTGTGTCGAGAATCACCCGGTGTTGATTGTGAAGGACGGCAAAGGCGATGGTGCGTTAGAGTCCCCGACGGAACCCTCGCCGGTCCCCAGCGTGGAGTCGAGCGACTCGTCGGCGGGAGAGTCGGCGTTGACCGACTGTGACAGCCCGGATGAGGCTATGGATGTCGAACTTGGGCCGCAGGACAAATACGCCTCTAGCCCTTCTCCGGCAGATTCCGCCGAGACTCAGCAACCGCTCCCCAACACTAACGTGACCCTCGGAATTCTGCACAGCACCAGGGTGGCCGTCGCTCAGTTCTCCCAAGGGgtagtcggcggcggcgcctgcGGGCGTGCGGCCTCGGCCGCCATCCCGCTCATCCTGGAGCACTTGCTGGCTTTGCAGCAGCAACAGGTCCACCAGCTGCACCTGATCGAGCAGATCTGTAGCCAGGTGGCCACCATGAACAAGCAGCCGGGCAAGGAGGCCTTGAACCCCGTGTCCAGACCCTTGTGCCTGGCGGCGAACCCCTACGGGGTCCCGTCCGTGTCAGGAAATACACCATCCGACATCAACGGCCAAGCTCCTGCTTCTCTTTCAACCGTGCCTGAGATGTCACAAAACCTCCCGTCGGAAAGCGTATGCAGCCAGCCGGTCTTCAGAGACGTTGTGTGTAATTCGGCTTCTTCCTCGGAAAACTCAGCTTCATCCCTCTCCGATTGTAGCCGTGTCTCCGCATTAATGCCTCCTTACGCCGGCTCTCATCCGAGCAGCAGTTCTCAGACCCTGAGCTCTCCAAATCCTCTCTCCCTGGGTCAGGGCAGTGTGTCCTACTTACCCCACAGCCCCTCCAAAAGTGTCATCTACCCCAATCCTTTAGCCGGCATTGCCGCCACGGCCAATGCCCTCGACCCGCTGGCGGCCATGTTAAAGCACCGGAAGGGGAAGCCGCCcggctcgtcgtcgtcgtcgtttgAAACAAAGCCCGGCCTGGAGGAGCCCTTCTTCAAGCATAAATGCCGCTTCTGCGCCAAAGTGTTTGGCAGCGACAGCGCCCTGCAGATCCACCTGCGCTCGCACACTGGAGAGCGACCCTTCAAATGCAACATCTGCGGCAACCGCTTCTCCACTAAGGGCAACTTGAAAGTGCACTTCCAGAGGCACAAAGACAAGTATCCTGAAGTCCAGATGAACCCCTACCCCGTTCCAGAGTATCTGGACAACGTGCCAACAAGCTCTGGGATTCCATACGGAATGATCGTACCACCAGAAAAAGCCGTCCCGTCTTGGCTGGATAGCAAGCCTGTCTTAACGACCTTGTCAGCCTCCCTGGGTCTTCCAATCTCCTCCACTAGAACCGGTATCGAGGGCTCCAGTGAGCCTTCAAGTACAGCACCATCTGTTCAAACCACGTACCAGCCAAACTTTGGTGAGTGCGTGTCGCCAAGCCAGAGAGGCAGCAAGGCTCAATTGTCTCCGGTTTCAGACACTCGACGGTCCAACCAGGAGGAAGAGGGATCCAGCGGTATAAAACCAGAGGAGGCGCATCTGCCGCAAAGCTACACGCAGATCTGGAGAGGCACTCAAGTAACCCAGGAAACCAGCTACACATCTTTAGCTACCACGCCGGAACCTGTGGCATCACCGTCTCCGGTCTCCAGCTCCCACTCGCCGCTCCCGGCCAACCCGGAAGATTTTTCACCTGGCGGCCTCCTGGACTTGATGGAAACCTCGGAAACCTCAAAGCTGCAGCAGCTGGTGGAGAACATTGACAAAAAGATGACGGAAGCCAACCGGTGTGTCCTGTGTAAGCGTGTCCTCAGCTGCCCGAGCGCGCTGAAGATGCACTACCGCATACACACGGGCGAGAGACCCTTCAAGTGTAAGGTGTGCGGTCGGGCTTTCACAACCAAGGGCAACTTGAAGACCCACGTGGTCGTTCACAGGGACAACCCGCCAGTACAGGTGGAACACTCGTGCCCCATTTGCCAGAAGAGGTTCACGAATGCCGTGGTCCTCCAGCAGCACATCCGCATGCATATGGTTGGTCAGATCACCGACTCCCCCCCGCCGGATGGGGGTCCGGAGACGCAGGGTGAGAATGAGAAAAACTTGGACAGTCCCGGCAGCAATGACCTTGTCGATGATGTCTCCATGGAGGCCGATGACGCAGAAGAAGTACAGGAGGTAGAAAATGTGGTCAGTCCTTCTAAATCTTCACTCGAGAACCATCTGACGGACCCCTCGGTAAACCTCAGCACCTCTGGGGAGAAATTTCTCACAAATGGCTACGATGACCAGATCCAGATCGAATGCTCGCTAACAGAGAAAGGGATGCAGAATCTGGGAACCACCAGCCCCCCTGCGACGCCGCCTTTATCACCTGCACAAAGTACTGAATTTTGGGAACATTTTGCGGCGTCTGTAAAGAAAGAACAAGTCAAATCGGGAACTCGAGGCATCACCCAACTGTTGACGGGCGGGTCAACTCAATCAATAAAGACAGAGGTCAACGGTTACACGGAACCCTACCCGACGTTCGCCATCAACTTGTCGGCGGCTTACCCGTCAGTCACCGGCTCGGGAATAGCCCCCCTGCTCGGACCGCCGCACCCTCGCCGGATGCCGAAGCAGCACAACTGCAGCGCCTGCGGGAAGAACTTCTCCTCGGCCAGCGCGCTTCAGATCCACGAGCGCACGCACACCGGCGAGAAGCCATTCGTCTGCTCCGTCTGCGGTCGAGCTTTCACCACTAAGGGGAATCTGAAG GTTCACATGGGCACGCACATGTGGAACAACACGCCAGCCAGGAGGGGCCGACGTCTCTCGGTGGACAATCCAATGGCCCTGCTGGGCTCAAACACCGTCAAATTTGACCTTGCCGCCCGAGCCATGCAGGTGGACGCCGGCTTCTGGAGCCGCTACGCCAGCGCCATCACCGGCAACCTGGCCCTGAAGAACAACGAGATCTCTGTGATTCAAAACCGAGGCGTGACGCCGTTACGCCAGATGACCGCTGGAATGGACAGAGTGAACGGCGCGAGGCCGATCACGAGCCTGTCCAAGAATGGCGTGGAACTGGGGAACAACAGACATTTTTCTATGCTGAGTGATGACAGTAAAGAAATTGGAATCAACTGA